Below is a genomic region from Immundisolibacter sp..
ACCCCGGTGGCGGCGAGCTTGCCGAGAGCATTTTCGATTTCGTCCGGATCCCGCGCCAGGCAATGCGGTACGGCTCGATATGCCGCCAGTACGGTTTCAATCGCCGCCAGGCCACCACGGCTGTTATGTCGACTGGCTGGATTGCTGATGATTCCGACGCGTGTTGCGTCAGCCACTGGCCGGATCGGCTTTGCGCCAGGTCTGCATCAAGGCGCCACGGTCGGTGCTACGCTGGGCACCAAGCCACAGCGCGCTGGCGGCGGCAAAGAAATTCGGGCAGTCAGTGACGCGGTAGGACGCATCCGCCGGCAGTTGCGCCATCAGGCGCCGGTGGGCTGCGCCCATGGCGTGATACGGCATGGACGGAAACAAATGATGCAAGGCGTGGTAGCGCAGCCCAACCGGAAACAGCAGGGCCGTGAGCCAGGTCTGGCCGGTGATGTTCAAGGTGTCCTCAAGCTGTGCCTGGTAGCTCATGCGGGCGCCCGTGTTGACGTAGCGGTGGGCGGCGAGGTTGCGGATCCAGTTCAGGCCGATGGCAAAGCTCATCAGCAGGTAAACCTTGCCGAGCATGGTCCACGGCAGGACGCCGCTCAAGAAAAGGCTGGTAATAAACGCGAGCCAGGCAAAACACGCCCATTCCTGCAATGCCCACAGTCGCAGGGGTTCGTCGGGCGGGATATCCCGCTGGTAGTAAGGGTTGCTGCCGTAGGACGAGGCCCGGCGCATCACCCAGCGGCGCAGGCCAGGGTGCAGGTACGACAGCGGTGTGACGACCAAAAACCGCAACACCGCCAGCAGCGGCAGGATCGGTACCTGTGCCAGGTACTTGAGCGTCTCGCCGGTTGGCGCAGCCCCGAGCGGCAGGTACTCGCCGTCCTGCGGTGTGCCGAAGCGGTTGATGTTGTGATGATCCAGGTGATTGCGGTACATCAGCGAGGGCATCAGCAGCGGAATGCCGTAGCTCAGATTCCAGAGCAGACGAAATGCAGGCATGGCCTGGCCGTTCATGTGAACGATCTCGTGCATGAAGGTGCCCGCCCGAAACAGCAGCACACCGGCCCCGACAAAGGCCAGAATCTGCACCAGGACCGGGCCGCTGGCGGTCAGGTAGGTTAGCGCAAGGGCGTAACCCAGGCCGGCGCTCAGGCCAAAATCGAGCCAGTACAGCCAGGGCCGATAGGTGCCAAGGTCGGCCACGATGCGGCGCATGGTATCCAGCGCGAAGCGGTCGGCGGCGGTGCTGGGCAAGGGTGCGTTCATGGGCGGACTGCACAGGAGCGACCGTAACGGCCTGAAGTGGCGTGCAGTTTAGCAGCCCAGGGGCATGTTGCAGGCGGACGGTGGCTACAGGCCGCGCAAGGCTTCCCGGTACTGTTCAAAATCCGGCTCGCGGCCGTCACGCTGTGCCTGCCACAGCGTTTGCGCCAGGCAATCGATCAGACAATGTTCGGCCGCATGCCTGTCGCCCAGGCGGCTGGCAAGGCGCGCGTGGGCCTGTGTGGCTTCTGGCGGCAAGCCGGTGCCCAGCTGTTCGCGAATGGCGACGTGCAGGCCCATGTGCAGGTACGGATTGGTGACGCCGCCGCTGCCGTCAAAATCCCGCGCAAGCGCCGCCGGGTCCATCATTAACGCTTGGTACTCGGGGTGCATGGTGAGCACATCCACGATGCGCTGCTGCTGCAAGTCCAGGGGCAGGCGCTCAAGATGTCGCTGCCAGGCCCCAGCGTAAGCGGCGCGCAGGCTGTCTCGGTCCTGGCCGAACATCAGGCACGGACCGCCATGGCTACTGCCATCGCCCGATCAGGCCACTCGCACAGATCGGCCAGAGTGCACTGTCCGCAGCGCGGTCGACGCGCCAGGCAGGTGTAGCGCCCATGCAGGATCAGCCAGTGATGCGCGTCGTGACGAAACTGCGGCGGCGTGACCTTGAGCAGACGATCCTCCACCTGGCGCACGGTTTTGCCGGGCGCAAGGCCAGTGCGGTTGGCTACCCGGAAGATGTGCGTATCGACGGCGATGGTGGGTTCGCCAAACGCCGTGTTGAGTACCACGTTGGCGGTTTTTCGGCCGACGCCCGGCAGCGCCTCCAGCGCCCCGCGTTCGCGCGGCACCTCGCCGCCGTGCTGTTTCAGCAACCGATGACAGGTTTTGACGATGTTCTCGGCCTTGGTGTTGAACAGTCCGATGCGCCTGATGTGCTGTTTGACGCCGGCAACCCCAAGATCAGCCATGGCCTGGGGCGTGTCGGCGGCGGCGAACAGCGTGGCGGTGGCAAGGTTCACGCTTTTGTCGGTAGCCTGCGCCGATAGGATCACCGCGACCAGCAGCTCGAATGGTGAGCGGTACTTCAGCTCGGTGGTCGGCACCGGCAAGCCAGCGCGCAGGCGCTCATAGATGGCGCGGCGTTTTTGCGCGTTCATGCGCGACGGGTGGCTAACAGTGCGCGGGCGCGGGCGAGAGCTGTTTGTACCTCTGGCGACTGACGGGTCGGGGTTGGCACTGGTTTTTCAGTGACCCGGTGCGCGGCCAGCCGTCGCTGGCGGGCCTGGTGGCGCCGCCGGTTGATTGCCGGCCTGGCGGTGCGCTGCGGGTCGCTCTGGGCCGCCAGCGGCAGCAGGCTGATGCAGTCCACCGGGCAGGGTGCCAGGCACAAGCCGCAGCCGTTGCATTCGTCGGTCAGTACGGCATGCAGGCGCTTGCTGGCGCCCACGATGGCGTCCACCGGGCAGGCCGGGATGCACTTGGTGCAGCCGATGCATGTGTCCGAGTCGATATGCGCCTGGCGGGGCGCCATGGTTTCACCGCAACTCGCATCCAGAGGCACAATCGGCTGACCGAGCAAGCCAGCGAGCGCCACCAGAGTCTCATCGCCGCCGGGTGGGCAACGGTTGGGGCCGCACTCGCCGGCAGCCAGCGCCTGCGCATACGGCAGGCAGGCGGCGTAACCGCACTGTCCGCACTGGGTTTGCGGCAGCAGGGCGTCGATGGCATTGGCAAGGACCGGCATGACGGTCGAATTGTAACGCCCGCTGCTAGACTGCCTGGCAGCCCGTCTGCCGCCTCGCCTGCCAATGACCGATCGCTTTCGCCCGTCCGCCCGTATGGCGGATATCGCCCCGTTCCATGTCATGGAGGTCATGGGTCGCGCTCAGGCCGCCGCGGCCGCCGGTCGCGATATTGTGCATATGGAAGTGGGCGAGCCCGATTTCGATACCGCCGAGCCCATTGTCGAAGCTGCCGTGCGCGCCCAGCGGGCGGGCCACACGCATTACACCTTGGCGCTTGGCATGACCGCACTGCGCGAGGCCATCGCCGGTTTTTATCTGGACCGTTACGGCGTTCGGGTGGAGCCACGCCGCGTGGTGGTGACGCCAGGCGCCTCGGGCGCGCTGCAACTGGTGTTATGGGCACTGGTCGACCCCGGCGACGAGGTGCTCATGGCCGATCCAGGCTACCCCTGTAATCGCAATTTTGTGCGCCTGGCCGGTGGCCTGCCGGTGGCCTTGCCGGTCGGGCCACACAGCAACTGGCAACCGACCGCGGCCCAGATCGAGGCTGCGCTTACGCCGCGCACACGGGCGGTGCTGCTGGCGTCTCCGTCCAACCCCACCGGCGCCGTGATCGATCGCAACGAGCTACAAACCATTGCCAGTCTGCTGTGCCAGCGCGGCGTGGCACTGATCGCAGACGAGATTTACCACGGCCTGATTTACGGGCCTGACAGCACCAGTGCGCTGTCGTGCGACAGCGAGGCCATCGTCGTAAACAGCTTCTCCAAGTACTTCGGCATGACTGGCTGGCGCCTGGGTTGGACGGTTGTGCCCGATGCCTTGCTGCGATCCGTGGAGAAACTGGCCCAGAATCTGTTCATCTCGCCACCAACGCCGGCCCAGCACGCTGCGCTGGCAGCTTTCGAGCCGGTGACCCTCGCCATCCTGGAGCAACGCCGGGCGGCGTTTCGGGAACGGCGGGACGTGTTACTGCCGGGGTTGCGCCAGATCGGCTTCGATATTCCCGCCACCCCGCAGGGCGCGTTTTACATCTATGCCGGTTGCCAGCGTT
It encodes:
- a CDS encoding RnfABCDGE type electron transport complex subunit B, which codes for MPVLANAIDALLPQTQCGQCGYAACLPYAQALAAGECGPNRCPPGGDETLVALAGLLGQPIVPLDASCGETMAPRQAHIDSDTCIGCTKCIPACPVDAIVGASKRLHAVLTDECNGCGLCLAPCPVDCISLLPLAAQSDPQRTARPAINRRRHQARQRRLAAHRVTEKPVPTPTRQSPEVQTALARARALLATRRA
- a CDS encoding DUF1841 family protein, with protein sequence MFGQDRDSLRAAYAGAWQRHLERLPLDLQQQRIVDVLTMHPEYQALMMDPAALARDFDGSGGVTNPYLHMGLHVAIREQLGTGLPPEATQAHARLASRLGDRHAAEHCLIDCLAQTLWQAQRDGREPDFEQYREALRGL
- a CDS encoding pyridoxal phosphate-dependent aminotransferase, with amino-acid sequence MTDRFRPSARMADIAPFHVMEVMGRAQAAAAAGRDIVHMEVGEPDFDTAEPIVEAAVRAQRAGHTHYTLALGMTALREAIAGFYLDRYGVRVEPRRVVVTPGASGALQLVLWALVDPGDEVLMADPGYPCNRNFVRLAGGLPVALPVGPHSNWQPTAAQIEAALTPRTRAVLLASPSNPTGAVIDRNELQTIASLLCQRGVALIADEIYHGLIYGPDSTSALSCDSEAIVVNSFSKYFGMTGWRLGWTVVPDALLRSVEKLAQNLFISPPTPAQHAALAAFEPVTLAILEQRRAAFRERRDVLLPGLRQIGFDIPATPQGAFYIYAGCQRFATDSFAFSLRLLAEAGVAATPGLDFGQHTASTHLRFAYTTSRERIEEAVQRLKDLLA
- a CDS encoding fatty acid desaturase yields the protein MNAPLPSTAADRFALDTMRRIVADLGTYRPWLYWLDFGLSAGLGYALALTYLTASGPVLVQILAFVGAGVLLFRAGTFMHEIVHMNGQAMPAFRLLWNLSYGIPLLMPSLMYRNHLDHHNINRFGTPQDGEYLPLGAAPTGETLKYLAQVPILPLLAVLRFLVVTPLSYLHPGLRRWVMRRASSYGSNPYYQRDIPPDEPLRLWALQEWACFAWLAFITSLFLSGVLPWTMLGKVYLLMSFAIGLNWIRNLAAHRYVNTGARMSYQAQLEDTLNITGQTWLTALLFPVGLRYHALHHLFPSMPYHAMGAAHRRLMAQLPADASYRVTDCPNFFAAASALWLGAQRSTDRGALMQTWRKADPASG
- the nth gene encoding endonuclease III, translating into MNAQKRRAIYERLRAGLPVPTTELKYRSPFELLVAVILSAQATDKSVNLATATLFAAADTPQAMADLGVAGVKQHIRRIGLFNTKAENIVKTCHRLLKQHGGEVPRERGALEALPGVGRKTANVVLNTAFGEPTIAVDTHIFRVANRTGLAPGKTVRQVEDRLLKVTPPQFRHDAHHWLILHGRYTCLARRPRCGQCTLADLCEWPDRAMAVAMAVRA